Proteins from a single region of Candidatus Saccharibacteria bacterium:
- a CDS encoding NUDIX domain-containing protein, whose product MLRPIDIIDKHNRPTGEKSDPNDANLRGLWHRGAHVILFTPSGRILIQKRSHTAFRHPDKIDIGAGGFVDSGETPQRTAIREVFEETGILLSADDLIFLGTSKYNHRWRAGSIFKTSRSIVYTFAARLPKEDYKLAPQEDEVAWVGFIPLKSAWWLIRRHYIKSLGWLLPTYAYYRKALKQTAKFIRD is encoded by the coding sequence ATGCTTCGTCCGATCGACATTATCGACAAGCACAACCGCCCGACCGGCGAAAAGAGCGATCCCAACGACGCCAACCTTCGCGGCCTATGGCATCGAGGTGCGCATGTTATTTTATTCACCCCCTCGGGTCGAATCCTTATTCAAAAGCGCAGCCATACCGCGTTTCGCCACCCCGATAAAATTGATATCGGCGCTGGCGGGTTTGTTGATAGCGGCGAGACACCACAACGAACCGCTATTCGCGAAGTATTCGAAGAGACCGGCATTCTGCTCTCGGCAGATGATCTTATTTTTCTTGGCACATCTAAATATAATCATCGCTGGCGAGCGGGCTCGATATTCAAAACAAGCCGCTCTATCGTTTACACATTCGCGGCACGGCTTCCGAAAGAAGATTACAAATTAGCACCGCAAGAAGACGAAGTCGCCTGGGTAGGCTTCATTCCCCTAAAAAGCGCCTGGTGGCTTATTCGTCGACATTATATCAAGAGTCTCGGGTGGCTTTTACCCACTTACGCCTACTACCGAAAAGCACTCAAACAAACAGCCAAGTTTATCCGCGACTAG